The window TTACTTCCGTGCTTTGAAAGCAAATCGTTGTCAGACAGTTTCATTAGAAGCCCGGCTTTAAGTGAATCAGTGAATTTAGTGTCCATTGCACCATATACCACAATATCACCAAGGTCTCCGGAAGCAGAACGGGTCTGAAAAGACTGGTCAGCATTTCCGTCTGTCTGGGCTGAAATAATGTTCAGCTTGAGATTGAATTTGTCTTTTACCACTTTTCCGAACCATCCTATCTGTTCGCCTTGGAAATTTCCGGTGAGAGTGTAAACATCAAGTGTTACAGTATCCTTATAAGGAGTGTTGCCGGAACCGGATGCGGAACTGCTGGAATTGGATGAGGAATTACTGTCGCCGCCCGGTTTAGTGCAGGCCGCCATACTTACGGTAACACCGAGGATAATGGCAGCGGTTAGGGATTTAATAAGCCACTTTTTCATACATAAACCTCCATTAAATTATTGTATTAGTAAAGCAGTGTTTCTTTATGTGCCGTTACACTGCAGTGTAGGGCACTAATAAACTATATAACGGAATTAACCCTTAACGGCACCTATAATTATGCCGCCCACAAAAAACCGCTGGAAAAAGGGGTATACAAATAAAATAGGAAGTATAACCACAACCGAAACAGTCATTCTCACAGACTGTGCTGTTTGAGAGCTTGCAATACTTGATACTGATTGACCAATTCCTGAACCGCTGTTTCTCATAATACTAGCAAGAGAACTTGCCTGATTAAGGTAGCGATACAGGATAAACTGCAAGGTATACAAATGGCTGTCCGTCATCAACAACAGAGTGTCAGTAAAAGAATTCCATTGACCTACCGCGGCAAAAATGGCAACCGTTGCGAGGATAGGAACGCAGAGAGGCCAGACAACTTTAGTAAATATTGTAAAGTATCCTGCCCCATCTATCTGTGCCGCTTCTTGAAGAGCTTGGGGGGTGCTCTCTATATAAGTTTTTACAAGGATGACATTAAAGGGAGCCACAATAGCCGGAAGAATATATGCAAGAAAATTATTACGAAGGCCAAGGTTAAGCATTGTTATAAACCAGGGTATCAGTCCGGCATTAAAATACATTGTAACAATAACAAAACGGTACCAGAATTTGCGACCCCACATTTCTTTTTTTGTAAACAGATATCCTAAAAATGCTGAGGCAAAAACTGTTAGTGTCGTGCCGATTATTGTACGGGCTACAGATATAAATAAAGCATCAGTAAGACCGTTGAGTTTCAAAATTTTTACGTAATTATCAAAATGAATTTTTTGGGGAAGTACTAATACCGCCATCTTTGAGCTGATTTCATTGGCTGTAAGTGTATTTATAATCAAAAAATAAAAAGGATATATGCAAGCGATAGTTAAGACACCAAATACCAAATATGTAATTATATAAAACACAATGTCTCCAAATGTGTAATGTTCTTTCTTTTTTATTATGGATAACATGTTTGTTTTCCTCCTTTATTAACCTGTCAGACAATAGTTTCGCCACGCAGAAGTTTGGATACGCCGTTAACCGAAAACAACAGTGCTATACTGACGATAGACTTGAGCATACTGACGGCAGTTGCAAGAGGGAAATTCATACTGCCAACACCTATGTTGTAAACATAAAGGTCAAGAACCTGAATATGTGCTTTGTTCATTGCATTCTGGAATACATAATACTGGTCAAGGCCGTTATTAAGAAAATTGGCAACTGACAGCATCAACAGAACAAAAAAGGTTGGCAACAGTGAAGGAATAGTTATATGCCAAATCATTCTGAAACGCCCTGCTCCGTCAACTTTGGCAGCTTCGTAAAGTTCCTGATCAATACCTGCTATAGCGGCAAGGTACATAATGGCACTCCAACCGAGAGTTTTCCACAAACTCCATAAAGTCATTGTAAGCCATGTATGGTTATCGTTTGCAAGAAAGTTTATGGGAGATGAAATAATATTCATATTCATCAGTACCTTGTTTACCACACCGTCTCCCGTTGAAAAGAACACATAGGCAACAGAGTAAACAAGTACCCAGCTGATAAAGTTGGGCAGAGTAGTCAACACTTGTACCGTTCGTTTGAACCAGCCTCGTTTAACCTCATTTAGAAATACAGCAAAGGCAAGAGGCAGAACGGAGGTTAACAGGTTTAGCCCGCTAATCGCAAAGGTATTACGAAGAACGTCACCGATTGCATTTCTGTAAGCAGGATTTGTAACTATAGAAGTAATCCATTTTAGCCCCACAAAATCACACTGATACAACTTAAATGGAGGACGGTAATCGAACATTGAGTAAATCCATCCGTATAAAGGTAAGTAGGAAAATGTAAAACAAAGAATCAGAAAAGGTAATGCCATGAAAAACAGTTTGAATCTATCCCGGTGCTTGTTCTTTTTAAACTTGACGTAGGTGATGCCATTCGACGGATTGGACATTAAGCTTCCCTCCAAATATTTTGGGTTTAGTAATTTTTTACAAAAATATTGTATCTTACCCATTAAAATTTGTATATCCTAAAAAAATAGTCAAAAACACTGTAAAATTTATAGGTGAGTATCTGTTTTCAAAAAGTTCTATAATTATTACAGTGATTTTAATGTGATTTTTTACGTTTTAAATATACTCATGAGACTGTATAATTGAAAATATGGAAAAATAAAATAGCCGGATAAACTTTTCAGGAGGTCTTAATACCATGAAATTTCTAAATGGATATTGGTTGAGCAAGGAAGGATATTCACTGCATTACCCGTCCAAGGCATACCGTATTGAGAAATGCGGGGACAGATTACGCATTTTTGCACCATGTAACCAGATTAATCACAGAGGAGATACTTTAGCCGGCCCTGCACTGACTATTGAATTGAGTTCACCGGCGGCTGATATAATTCACGTAAGAGCATATCACTATAAAGGAGTAAAAAAAGACGGACCTTATTTTGAACTTAATTCTGCCGGAAGTTCTCCAACAATCAGTGAAGATAGTGATGCAGTGTGGTTTGAAAGCGGAAATATTAAGGCTCGTATTGATAAAAACAACTTTAGTATTGACTATTATCGGGGCAGTGAACTTCTGACAGGGAGTGGTTGGAGGCATCTTGCATACATTAAAGATGAAAACGGTCATACCTATATGAGGGAACAACTTGATTTGGATGTGGGAGAGTGTGTGTATGGTTTGGGTGAGAGGTTTACACCCTTCGTAAAGAATGGTCAGACAGTTGATATTTGGAATCAGGACGGAGGTACTTGTACCGAGCAGTCCTATAAGAATATCCCATTTTACATGACAAACCGAGGGTATGGAGTTTTTGTAAACGACCCCGGACTTGTGTCATTTGAAGTTTGCAGTGAAGTAGTATCCCGGGTGCAATTTTCTGTTGAAGGTGAAGCCTTGGACTATTTTGTGATTGGAGGTTCAGACTGTAAGGAAGTGATTTCAAATTATACTGCGCTTACAGGACGTCCTTCAATGCCTCCTGCATGGTCCTTCGGACTATGGCTTTCCACTTCCTTTACGACGAACTATGATGAAGAAACCGTCACCGGATTTATTAATGGAATGAGTCAGCGGCGTATTCCCCTATCCGTTTTCCACTTTGATTGCTTTTGGATGAAAGAATTTAACTGGTGCGATTTTATTTGGGACAAGGATGTTTTTCCAGACCCCAAAAAGATGTTGTCCAATTTAAAGGAAAGTGGCCTGCATATCTGTGTCTGGATTAATTCATATGTCTCACAGGAG of the Ruminiclostridium papyrosolvens DSM 2782 genome contains:
- a CDS encoding carbohydrate ABC transporter permease; the encoded protein is MLSIIKKKEHYTFGDIVFYIITYLVFGVLTIACIYPFYFLIINTLTANEISSKMAVLVLPQKIHFDNYVKILKLNGLTDALFISVARTIIGTTLTVFASAFLGYLFTKKEMWGRKFWYRFVIVTMYFNAGLIPWFITMLNLGLRNNFLAYILPAIVAPFNVILVKTYIESTPQALQEAAQIDGAGYFTIFTKVVWPLCVPILATVAIFAAVGQWNSFTDTLLLMTDSHLYTLQFILYRYLNQASSLASIMRNSGSGIGQSVSSIASSQTAQSVRMTVSVVVILPILFVYPFFQRFFVGGIIIGAVKG
- a CDS encoding ABC transporter permease codes for the protein MSNPSNGITYVKFKKNKHRDRFKLFFMALPFLILCFTFSYLPLYGWIYSMFDYRPPFKLYQCDFVGLKWITSIVTNPAYRNAIGDVLRNTFAISGLNLLTSVLPLAFAVFLNEVKRGWFKRTVQVLTTLPNFISWVLVYSVAYVFFSTGDGVVNKVLMNMNIISSPINFLANDNHTWLTMTLWSLWKTLGWSAIMYLAAIAGIDQELYEAAKVDGAGRFRMIWHITIPSLLPTFFVLLMLSVANFLNNGLDQYYVFQNAMNKAHIQVLDLYVYNIGVGSMNFPLATAVSMLKSIVSIALLFSVNGVSKLLRGETIV